In Aurantimicrobium minutum, the following proteins share a genomic window:
- a CDS encoding amidohydrolase yields MQLTLTNARIPGERGLMGSLINVVITDGVISDIEFVGATGAIDLTQVLDGESIDVGGRYLIPGMWDTHTHFTSWSLMLQRLNLEGVESAREVGQRVKERHRTHPGTMVGFGWRGSLWAEEPHFSILDEACADEEVYLFSGDGHSVWLNSKALEVRGHAGHPTGLLVEDDCFAIWGSLSDQTPEQLDKAVLDASHAAAARGIVGIVDFEMGWILPDWRRRISNGNDLLQVEFSVYTEYLDRAIETGLRTGDVIASTDGLLRMGNYKVISDGSLNTRTAFCHDPYPGLTGKNARGILNVPYDELVSLMTKASSAGINPSIHAIGDDANTFALNAFEEVGCEGTIEHAQLLAWEDIERFAQLGVIASVQPEHAMDDRDVADVLWEGRTDRCFPFASMLKAGVKLSMGSDAPVAPLDPWLAIASAVERTRDTREPWHPEQRIEPQAALDASARTRIAVGQPADLCLVDIDPLYASVDQLRTMPVALTLNGGRVTHSSLT; encoded by the coding sequence ATGCAGCTCACTCTCACTAACGCACGTATCCCCGGTGAACGCGGCCTGATGGGCAGCCTTATCAATGTGGTCATTACCGATGGGGTGATTAGTGACATTGAATTTGTGGGCGCCACCGGTGCGATAGATCTGACACAGGTTCTCGACGGCGAGAGTATCGATGTTGGTGGGCGCTACCTCATCCCGGGAATGTGGGACACGCACACCCACTTCACCTCGTGGTCTTTGATGTTGCAGCGACTGAATTTAGAAGGTGTTGAATCTGCCCGTGAGGTGGGTCAGCGTGTGAAAGAACGTCACCGCACACATCCAGGAACCATGGTGGGTTTCGGGTGGCGTGGCAGCTTGTGGGCAGAAGAGCCACACTTCAGCATCCTTGATGAAGCCTGTGCTGATGAAGAGGTGTATCTCTTCAGTGGCGATGGTCACAGTGTGTGGCTCAACTCGAAAGCGCTCGAGGTTCGTGGCCATGCGGGGCACCCCACAGGGCTTCTCGTTGAAGACGACTGTTTTGCTATCTGGGGTTCACTCTCTGATCAAACTCCTGAACAGCTCGATAAGGCAGTTCTTGATGCTTCACATGCAGCTGCTGCACGAGGAATTGTGGGCATTGTTGATTTCGAAATGGGATGGATTCTGCCGGACTGGCGCCGTCGCATCAGCAACGGAAACGACCTCCTGCAGGTTGAATTTAGCGTCTACACCGAGTACTTGGACCGTGCCATTGAGACTGGTTTGCGCACTGGCGATGTCATCGCCTCCACAGATGGCCTGCTTCGTATGGGAAATTACAAAGTCATCTCTGATGGCTCGCTCAACACCCGCACAGCGTTCTGTCACGACCCCTATCCTGGTCTAACAGGAAAGAATGCCCGCGGCATTCTCAACGTCCCCTATGACGAACTGGTTTCCTTGATGACCAAAGCAAGCTCTGCCGGCATCAACCCATCTATTCACGCCATTGGTGATGACGCCAACACCTTTGCCCTCAACGCTTTCGAAGAAGTGGGCTGTGAAGGAACCATTGAACACGCCCAGCTGTTGGCATGGGAAGACATTGAGCGATTTGCTCAGCTAGGTGTGATCGCATCAGTCCAACCAGAACATGCCATGGATGACCGAGATGTTGCTGACGTGCTGTGGGAAGGTCGCACCGACCGCTGCTTCCCCTTTGCCTCCATGCTCAAAGCAGGTGTGAAGCTCTCTATGGGTTCTGACGCTCCTGTTGCGCCTTTGGATCCCTGGCTAGCTATTGCTTCTGCTGTTGAGCGCACACGCGATACCCGTGAGCCCTGGCACCCCGAGCAACGCATCGAGCCGCAGGCGGCACTTGATGCCTCGGCTCGCACGCGTATTGCTGTGGGGCAGCCTGCGGACTTGTGCCTGGTTGATATTGATCCGTTGTATGCATCCGTTGACCAATTGCGCACGATGCCCGTTGCGCTCACCCTCAATGGTGGGCGTGTCACTCACAGCTCATTGACCTGA
- a CDS encoding Fpg/Nei family DNA glycosylase, translated as MPEGHSVHRIARQFERNFVGQRVVVTSPQGRFSDGAAVLNNLELEEAWAVGKQLFMRFSGDHWLRVHLGIYGAWDFSGTIHADATIASANGRMGQTNQRGTVFDAAGENSLSSIGAPRKTRMRMAEEQHERELEQTTQFPPEPIGAVRVRLLTETVCADLRGPTACEVLTSEQVDAVLSRLGPDPQRDSSDEAGQKFVDAVVKKNTPIGLLLMDQSVVAGIGNVYRAEMLFRAHIDPYRPGKKVTSDEAWGLWRDWVYLLEIGVQTGQMMTIDGLEGEAWRQAMANRADRHWVYKREGLPCLKCGTHIRLDEMANRKLYWCPSCQT; from the coding sequence ATGCCTGAGGGACATTCCGTTCATCGCATTGCGCGACAGTTCGAGAGAAACTTTGTCGGGCAGCGCGTTGTTGTCACCTCCCCGCAGGGACGTTTTTCTGACGGTGCGGCAGTACTGAACAACCTCGAGTTGGAAGAAGCCTGGGCGGTAGGCAAACAACTTTTTATGCGTTTTTCTGGTGATCACTGGTTGCGTGTTCACTTAGGGATTTATGGCGCATGGGATTTTTCTGGCACCATCCACGCTGATGCCACGATTGCCTCAGCGAATGGCCGGATGGGGCAAACCAATCAGCGCGGCACTGTCTTTGATGCTGCAGGAGAAAACTCACTCAGTTCTATCGGTGCACCCCGCAAAACACGCATGCGCATGGCCGAGGAACAGCACGAACGTGAACTCGAGCAGACAACCCAATTTCCACCCGAGCCCATCGGAGCTGTCCGCGTTCGACTGCTGACCGAGACGGTCTGTGCAGATCTTCGCGGACCAACCGCGTGTGAAGTACTGACCTCGGAACAAGTTGATGCCGTACTCAGTCGCTTAGGCCCTGATCCGCAGCGTGACTCCAGCGATGAGGCAGGCCAGAAGTTTGTCGACGCTGTTGTGAAAAAGAACACACCCATAGGGTTGCTCCTCATGGATCAGTCTGTGGTTGCCGGAATTGGCAACGTTTACCGGGCAGAAATGTTATTTCGGGCACACATAGACCCCTATCGCCCTGGTAAGAAGGTCACCTCGGATGAAGCCTGGGGATTGTGGCGAGACTGGGTATACCTTCTGGAAATCGGTGTTCAGACCGGACAAATGATGACCATTGATGGGCTTGAGGGGGAAGCCTGGCGTCAAGCAATGGCTAACCGAGCCGATCGGCACTGGGTTTACAAACGTGAAGGTTTGCCCTGTCTGAAATGCGGAACACATATTCGCCTCGATGAGATGGCTAATCGCAAGCTCTATTGGTGTCCTTCGTGCCAAACTTGA
- a CDS encoding DUF6993 domain-containing protein has protein sequence MTVKKRIALAAFALAAASALILSGCAGGASESSSSSKPSSSPAASETAKAKKAPQFLPEGSAKDNLYYFSWVMEQALAADPATDATTMAQKIADSGFGAAGIQFTLDRTAVGLASDSMFIGVPFAGECLVGQFGPKISGVKTDVEPALASGGCLLGTGIQTLG, from the coding sequence ATGACCGTGAAGAAAAGAATTGCACTTGCTGCGTTTGCGCTCGCCGCAGCCAGCGCGCTCATCTTGAGTGGTTGTGCAGGTGGTGCCTCAGAATCTTCCTCATCCTCTAAACCCAGTTCTAGCCCAGCTGCAAGTGAAACCGCGAAGGCTAAGAAAGCACCACAATTCCTCCCCGAAGGAAGTGCCAAAGATAACCTCTACTACTTCTCGTGGGTTATGGAACAAGCTCTTGCAGCTGACCCTGCAACTGATGCCACCACGATGGCGCAGAAGATTGCTGATTCAGGTTTTGGAGCGGCGGGCATTCAATTCACCCTGGATCGCACAGCTGTCGGGCTGGCCTCTGACTCAATGTTTATTGGGGTTCCCTTTGCGGGGGAGTGTTTAGTTGGCCAGTTTGGCCCCAAGATTTCTGGTGTAAAGACAGATGTTGAGCCTGCACTCGCCTCAGGTGGCTGCTTACTGGGGACGGGAATTCAAACCCTGGGCTAA
- a CDS encoding Rieske (2Fe-2S) protein: MAARNLTPKLSRREVLGLGAIGAAGVAVALTGCSNAVSASAGGSGMLPKGLEIGPTSDVPVGAGRNFEVEGTKLVVTQPVADEFHAFSAICTHEGCVVGCREKIIKCDCHEATFNPVNGDPMSGPANSPLPSFAIEVKDGVIYTA; encoded by the coding sequence ATGGCTGCACGTAATCTCACTCCCAAACTTTCCCGCCGTGAAGTACTCGGCCTGGGCGCAATTGGCGCTGCCGGTGTTGCTGTTGCCCTGACAGGGTGCTCCAATGCTGTCAGCGCTAGTGCCGGTGGAAGCGGAATGCTCCCCAAGGGGCTTGAGATTGGGCCCACATCCGATGTTCCCGTTGGCGCGGGACGCAACTTCGAAGTTGAGGGAACAAAGCTTGTCGTCACGCAACCTGTTGCCGACGAATTTCACGCTTTCAGCGCCATCTGCACCCACGAGGGATGTGTTGTGGGATGCCGCGAGAAAATCATCAAGTGCGACTGCCATGAGGCAACTTTCAATCCGGTAAACGGCGATCCGATGAGCGGCCCTGCAAATTCGCCTCTGCCCAGCTTTGCGATTGAAGTCAAAGACGGCGTGATCTATACCGCCTAG
- a CDS encoding ribose-5-phosphate isomerase encodes MRIHIATDHAGLEFSQFLQNHLTEAGHEVIDHGPTEYDALDDYPAFCINAAAAVAADQAAGVEALGVVFGGSGNGEQIAANKVKGIRAALVWSLATAQLAREHNNANVISIGARQHSLEEAVSFIDTFIAEPFPGDERHVRRIAQLAEYEQTGDILGKGLDKY; translated from the coding sequence ATGCGCATACATATCGCCACAGACCACGCTGGCCTCGAATTCAGCCAGTTCTTGCAAAATCACCTCACTGAGGCAGGCCACGAGGTTATCGATCACGGTCCCACCGAATATGACGCATTAGATGACTATCCCGCTTTCTGCATTAATGCGGCTGCGGCTGTAGCTGCAGATCAGGCCGCAGGTGTTGAGGCACTCGGTGTAGTTTTTGGCGGTTCTGGAAACGGTGAACAAATTGCCGCCAACAAGGTCAAAGGTATTCGCGCCGCGCTGGTGTGGAGCCTGGCTACTGCACAGCTCGCTCGTGAACACAACAACGCGAACGTGATTTCTATTGGTGCGCGTCAGCACAGCTTGGAAGAGGCAGTGAGTTTTATTGACACCTTTATTGCGGAACCTTTCCCTGGTGATGAACGTCACGTTCGCCGTATTGCCCAGCTGGCTGAATACGAACAAACCGGCGACATTCTGGGCAAAGGCCTAGACAAGTATTAA
- the ettA gene encoding energy-dependent translational throttle protein EttA, translating to MAEFIYSMVRARKAVGDKLILDDVTMSFFPGAKIGVVGPNGAGKSTILKIMAGLDTPSNGEAKLSPGYSVGILMQEPELDENKTVLQNVQDGVGEIMGKINRFNEISAAMGEPDADFDTLLAEMGTLQEEIDAANGWDLDSQLEQAMDALRCPPGDWPVDKLSGGEKRRVALCKLLLQKPDLLLLDEPTNHLDAESVLWLEQHLAKYPGAVLAVTHDRYFLDHVAEWIAEVDRGHLYPYEGNYSTYLEKKRERLEVQGKKDAKLARRLSEELDWVRSNAKGRQAKSKARLARYEEMAAEAEKTRKLDFEEIVIPAGPRLGSVVLEVKDLKKGFGDRTLIDGLSFSLPRNGIVGIIGPNGAGKSTLFKTIVGLEEPDGGEVKIGETVKISYVDQSRGGIDPNLNLWEVVSDGLDFIQVGNVEIPSRAYVSTFGFKGPDQQKKAGVLSGGERNRLNLALTLKQGGNLLLLDEPTNDLDVETLGSLENALLEFPGCAVVITHDRWFLDRIATHILAYEGTDENPSYWHWFEGNFESYEANKIERLGPDAAKPHSSTYRKLTRD from the coding sequence ATGGCTGAGTTCATTTATTCCATGGTTCGTGCGCGCAAAGCGGTGGGCGACAAGCTCATTCTTGATGACGTCACAATGTCGTTCTTCCCTGGCGCCAAGATTGGTGTCGTTGGCCCCAACGGTGCTGGTAAGTCAACGATTCTCAAGATCATGGCAGGTCTTGACACTCCGTCTAACGGTGAAGCTAAGCTCAGCCCCGGCTACTCGGTCGGCATCCTCATGCAGGAGCCTGAACTTGATGAGAACAAGACCGTCCTGCAGAACGTGCAAGACGGTGTGGGCGAGATCATGGGCAAGATCAACCGCTTCAACGAAATTTCTGCCGCCATGGGTGAGCCAGACGCAGACTTTGACACCTTACTTGCCGAGATGGGCACCCTGCAGGAAGAAATCGACGCTGCCAACGGGTGGGATTTGGACTCCCAGTTGGAGCAAGCCATGGATGCCCTGCGTTGCCCACCCGGTGACTGGCCTGTAGACAAGCTCTCCGGTGGTGAGAAGCGTCGTGTGGCACTGTGCAAGCTTCTGCTTCAGAAGCCTGACCTTCTGCTTCTCGATGAGCCCACCAACCACCTCGATGCTGAGTCTGTGCTCTGGCTTGAACAGCACTTGGCAAAGTACCCCGGCGCTGTTCTCGCCGTGACCCACGACCGTTACTTCCTGGACCATGTAGCTGAGTGGATTGCTGAAGTTGACCGCGGACACCTTTACCCCTACGAGGGCAACTACTCCACCTACCTCGAGAAGAAGCGTGAGCGTCTTGAAGTTCAGGGTAAGAAGGACGCCAAGCTTGCTCGTCGTCTTTCGGAAGAGCTCGACTGGGTTCGCTCCAACGCCAAGGGGCGTCAGGCTAAATCCAAGGCTCGTCTTGCTCGCTATGAAGAAATGGCGGCCGAGGCTGAGAAGACCCGCAAGTTGGACTTTGAAGAAATCGTCATTCCTGCTGGTCCTCGTCTTGGTTCGGTTGTTCTAGAGGTCAAAGACCTCAAGAAGGGCTTCGGTGATCGCACCCTGATCGACGGGCTGTCCTTCTCCTTGCCTCGCAACGGTATCGTCGGAATTATCGGCCCTAACGGTGCGGGTAAATCCACCCTGTTCAAGACCATTGTCGGTCTCGAAGAGCCAGACGGCGGTGAAGTCAAGATTGGTGAAACCGTCAAGATTTCCTATGTTGACCAGAGCCGTGGCGGCATCGACCCCAACCTCAACCTTTGGGAAGTTGTTTCCGACGGACTGGACTTTATTCAGGTTGGAAACGTGGAAATTCCTAGCCGTGCGTATGTATCTACCTTTGGTTTCAAGGGTCCAGACCAGCAGAAGAAGGCTGGAGTGCTCTCCGGTGGTGAGCGTAACCGTCTGAACTTGGCGTTGACCCTCAAGCAGGGTGGAAACTTGTTGCTTCTGGATGAGCCAACAAACGACTTGGATGTGGAAACTCTCGGAAGCCTCGAGAACGCTCTACTGGAATTCCCAGGTTGTGCTGTGGTCATCACCCACGACCGGTGGTTCCTCGACCGTATTGCGACCCACATCTTGGCTTACGAAGGCACCGACGAGAACCCCAGCTACTGGCACTGGTTCGAGGGGAACTTCGAATCCTACGAAGCTAACAAGATTGAGCGTCTCGGCCCCGATGCTGCCAAGCCACATAGCAGCACCTACCGCAAGCTCACGCGCGACTAG
- a CDS encoding acyl-CoA thioesterase, whose protein sequence is MRLHIPTNIRWSDLDAYGHVNNAAMFGLLEEARIHAFWTGDSGHGNDHMATRILEGGPDADTFTLIAHQEIEYLAPIPYMREPLDLQMWLGHVGGASLEVCYEIYSPLQTATEENPQQLFARATTTIVLVDSKTTKPRRMTDDEREAIAPYVEEGIQFKRRS, encoded by the coding sequence ATGCGTTTACACATCCCCACCAACATCCGCTGGTCTGACCTGGATGCCTACGGGCATGTGAACAACGCAGCCATGTTTGGCTTACTTGAAGAAGCTCGTATTCATGCTTTCTGGACAGGAGATTCTGGCCATGGAAATGACCACATGGCCACCAGAATTCTTGAGGGTGGCCCCGATGCCGATACCTTCACGCTCATTGCGCACCAAGAAATTGAGTATTTAGCCCCCATTCCTTACATGCGCGAACCATTGGATTTACAAATGTGGTTAGGGCACGTCGGTGGGGCAAGTCTGGAAGTCTGTTACGAAATCTATTCCCCGCTACAAACTGCCACGGAAGAAAATCCACAACAGCTGTTTGCGCGTGCAACGACAACCATCGTCTTGGTGGATTCGAAAACAACCAAACCTCGTCGCATGACTGACGACGAGCGTGAAGCTATTGCGCCCTATGTGGAGGAAGGCATCCAGTTCAAGCGTCGGAGCTAG
- a CDS encoding globin — protein MGDELLSFYEEVGGEAVFAKLAHEFYKGVAKDPVLKPMYPEEDLGPAEERLKLFLEQYWGGPTTYSDTRGHPRLRMRHMPYKINPDARDRWLGHMEHAVDKLNLPPLQRETLLEYLERAAYAMTNTFED, from the coding sequence ATGGGCGACGAACTTCTTTCCTTCTACGAGGAGGTTGGTGGCGAAGCTGTGTTTGCCAAACTGGCACATGAGTTTTACAAAGGCGTAGCCAAAGACCCCGTACTCAAGCCCATGTATCCCGAAGAGGATTTGGGACCTGCCGAAGAGCGCCTCAAGCTTTTTCTGGAACAGTACTGGGGTGGCCCCACGACCTACAGCGACACCCGTGGACATCCACGTTTGCGGATGCGCCATATGCCATACAAAATCAACCCTGACGCCAGAGATCGTTGGTTAGGTCACATGGAACATGCTGTGGACAAACTGAACCTTCCACCTCTGCAAAGAGAAACTCTCTTGGAGTATCTCGAACGTGCCGCCTATGCGATGACAAACACGTTTGAGGATTAA
- a CDS encoding mechanosensitive ion channel family protein, translating to MNLAETLEAMYNSASIPINIAVTFITAAIIRWTLLALSRRVIRRMVSDAHNKNQKHQLAGVPANISALRQVQRTQTMGTVFSNSISWMVIAVAAIVVLQELGVSVTAIVASAGIGAAALGFGAQNIVKDVLNGMFMVFEDQLGVGDRVDVGLAVGVVESVGVRITTIKGDDGTIWFVRNGEITRVGNMTYGQSAEPIAAFVKPTKNPAAKKSAAKKPARDTSAIQASE from the coding sequence ATGAACCTCGCAGAAACATTAGAAGCGATGTATAACTCCGCTTCAATCCCCATCAACATTGCGGTAACCTTCATCACTGCTGCGATTATTCGCTGGACTCTCTTAGCCCTGAGTCGCCGTGTGATTCGCCGCATGGTCTCCGATGCTCATAACAAGAACCAAAAGCACCAGCTTGCTGGTGTTCCCGCCAACATTTCTGCATTGCGTCAGGTTCAGCGCACCCAAACCATGGGAACCGTGTTCAGCAATTCCATTTCCTGGATGGTTATTGCTGTTGCAGCCATTGTTGTTCTTCAAGAGCTGGGAGTCTCTGTCACAGCGATTGTGGCATCTGCCGGTATTGGAGCTGCAGCTTTAGGTTTTGGTGCTCAGAACATTGTCAAAGACGTACTCAACGGAATGTTCATGGTCTTTGAAGATCAGTTGGGCGTGGGAGACCGCGTAGATGTCGGTCTGGCCGTGGGCGTCGTCGAATCGGTGGGTGTGCGCATCACCACCATCAAGGGTGATGACGGAACCATCTGGTTTGTTCGCAACGGAGAAATTACACGCGTAGGAAACATGACCTATGGCCAATCTGCCGAGCCTATTGCTGCTTTTGTGAAGCCCACCAAAAATCCAGCTGCAAAAAAATCGGCAGCCAAGAAGCCCGCTCGCGACACCTCAGCAATTCAGGCCTCTGAGTAA
- the pepN gene encoding aminopeptidase N: protein MSGENLTRQEAIERAEHIAVDSYKVDLDLLRGEQVFGTTTTVEFSATAGYSSFIDAITEKVHSVTLNGVELDPAQVSNGVRIQLDNLQAHNTLTVVADAKYTNTGEGLHRFVDPVDNEVYLYTQFEVPDSRRMFAVFEQPDLKATFQFTVTAPNYWVVTSNQPTPAPVQHSNGSATWNFDPTPRISSYITALVAGPYDVVRSELTSADGRVIPLGVFCRKSLSEYMDADYVFEKTRQGFAYFESKFDYPYPFDKYDQLFVPEFNAGAMENAGCVTFTEAYVFRSKVTDAIRERRVVTILHELAHMWFGDLVTMRWWNDLWLNESFAEYASTLATAEATEWHEAWTTFAVMEKSWAYRQDQLPSTHPIVADIPDLDAVRVNFDGITYAKGGSVLKQLGAWVGQEQFLAGVGQYFKKHAYGNTELKDLLVELEATSGRHLTTWSKLWLETAGVNTLRPALTTDSGGTITAFSIEQSAPADWPTIRPHRMAIGFYNLRSGKLVREHRVELDVDGVSTEVSELVGLTRPDLILINDDDLAYAKIRLDEASLRVAIANLKGIEDPLARSLVWGSVWDSTRDAETAGRDFIDLVLGNIATETESTVVRTVLGQLLLVASSYVDPATRDAQTVRVADALWELANQAEPGSDNQFQFLRNFAAIATTEEHLNNVKSLREGKISLGELDIDTDLGWELLISLAAGGQATEADIDAYLAEDNTATGAQSAAHAKAALPGLEQKQAAWDSVWVADDKPNLIVRATGLGFNKAHNLDVLEPFVKQYFDSIEKIWASRSYAIAEELVESYYPAPLANEALAEATRNYLNNNNPPAPLRRLIVENLAGTERTLAAQARDTKESA from the coding sequence GTGTCCGGAGAAAACCTCACCCGCCAAGAAGCCATTGAACGCGCAGAGCACATTGCCGTGGACAGCTACAAGGTTGATCTTGATCTGTTGCGCGGTGAGCAGGTTTTTGGCACCACCACAACTGTCGAGTTTTCTGCGACTGCGGGTTATTCCAGCTTTATCGACGCCATTACAGAGAAGGTTCACTCAGTCACGCTCAACGGTGTTGAGCTGGATCCCGCCCAGGTCAGTAACGGTGTTCGCATCCAGCTAGATAACTTGCAAGCACACAACACGTTGACCGTTGTTGCTGATGCGAAATACACCAACACCGGTGAAGGCTTGCACCGCTTTGTTGATCCTGTCGACAACGAGGTCTATCTCTACACACAATTCGAGGTTCCTGACTCGAGGCGCATGTTCGCTGTCTTCGAACAGCCAGACCTCAAAGCAACATTCCAATTCACCGTGACAGCTCCCAACTACTGGGTGGTCACCAGCAACCAACCCACTCCTGCGCCGGTACAGCACAGCAATGGCTCAGCTACCTGGAATTTTGACCCCACTCCCCGCATCTCCAGCTACATCACCGCACTCGTTGCAGGCCCCTATGACGTGGTGCGAAGTGAGCTCACCAGCGCGGATGGTCGCGTCATTCCTTTGGGTGTGTTTTGCCGCAAGTCACTATCGGAATACATGGATGCCGATTACGTTTTCGAAAAAACCCGCCAAGGTTTTGCCTACTTTGAAAGCAAATTCGACTACCCCTACCCCTTCGACAAATACGACCAGCTTTTCGTACCCGAATTCAACGCCGGTGCCATGGAAAATGCGGGATGTGTCACTTTCACCGAGGCTTACGTTTTCCGCTCCAAAGTAACTGACGCCATCCGTGAGCGTCGCGTAGTGACCATCCTGCACGAGCTTGCCCACATGTGGTTTGGTGACCTTGTCACTATGCGCTGGTGGAATGACCTGTGGCTCAACGAAAGCTTCGCAGAGTATGCCTCCACCTTGGCCACTGCAGAGGCAACGGAATGGCATGAAGCCTGGACAACCTTTGCTGTCATGGAAAAGAGTTGGGCCTATCGCCAGGACCAACTCCCCTCCACACACCCCATCGTGGCGGATATCCCCGACCTTGATGCCGTGCGCGTGAACTTTGATGGCATCACCTACGCAAAGGGTGGCTCCGTGCTTAAGCAACTTGGTGCCTGGGTCGGTCAGGAACAGTTCCTCGCAGGTGTTGGTCAGTATTTCAAGAAGCACGCCTACGGCAATACTGAGCTGAAAGATCTCCTGGTTGAGTTAGAAGCTACTTCCGGTCGACACCTGACCACGTGGTCCAAGCTCTGGTTGGAAACGGCAGGCGTGAACACGTTGCGCCCAGCCCTGACCACAGATTCCGGGGGCACCATCACAGCGTTCTCCATTGAACAATCTGCTCCGGCTGATTGGCCCACGATCCGTCCACACCGCATGGCGATAGGTTTCTACAACCTGCGCTCAGGCAAGCTCGTCCGTGAACACCGTGTGGAGCTCGATGTTGATGGAGTGAGCACAGAGGTGTCAGAACTCGTTGGCCTCACGCGCCCCGATCTGATCCTCATCAATGATGATGATCTTGCCTACGCCAAGATTCGTCTTGATGAGGCGTCCCTGCGAGTGGCAATTGCCAACTTGAAAGGCATTGAGGACCCTCTGGCTCGCTCACTGGTCTGGGGATCTGTGTGGGATTCCACGCGCGATGCAGAGACTGCTGGTCGCGACTTCATTGACCTCGTTTTGGGCAACATTGCAACCGAAACAGAGTCCACAGTTGTGCGCACAGTTCTCGGGCAGCTTCTGCTTGTTGCCTCCAGCTATGTCGATCCTGCGACTCGTGATGCGCAGACTGTCCGTGTCGCCGATGCTCTGTGGGAGCTTGCTAACCAAGCTGAACCAGGTAGCGACAACCAGTTCCAGTTCTTACGAAACTTTGCCGCTATCGCAACGACGGAAGAACACCTCAACAACGTCAAGTCGTTGCGTGAGGGAAAGATTTCTCTCGGTGAACTAGATATCGATACCGATCTTGGCTGGGAGCTGCTTATTTCACTTGCTGCTGGCGGTCAGGCCACCGAAGCAGATATTGATGCCTACCTCGCTGAGGACAACACCGCAACCGGAGCCCAGTCTGCCGCTCACGCCAAGGCTGCCCTGCCTGGCTTAGAACAAAAACAAGCAGCCTGGGACTCGGTCTGGGTTGCAGATGACAAGCCCAACTTGATTGTGCGCGCTACCGGTTTAGGTTTCAACAAAGCTCACAACCTCGACGTGTTGGAGCCGTTCGTCAAGCAATACTTCGACTCAATCGAAAAGATCTGGGCAAGCCGCAGCTATGCAATTGCCGAAGAGCTGGTCGAAAGCTACTACCCCGCTCCGCTGGCCAACGAAGCGCTGGCTGAGGCAACACGTAACTACTTGAACAACAACAACCCACCGGCTCCATTGCGCCGTTTGATAGTTGAAAATCTGGCTGGAACCGAACGCACGCTTGCTGCGCAAGCTCGTGACACGAAGGAATCTGCATGA
- a CDS encoding acyl-CoA thioesterase, producing the protein MHENIEALLETLHLTPEPSVNGEDVFSAPNQFMPHGRVYGGQVLAQSLTAASLTIPTDRPVHSLHGYFLRAGDITKPITFSVDRIHDGRSFSTRRTQAYQDGLPIFSMIASFQDEDPGVNHQMGMPTGLPEPESLPTAGELLGPIDHPVAQYWATQRPFDLRHCESPIYMSVEGEKVAHQAVWMKSLSALPDDPMLHRAALAYVSDYTILEPIYRRHGIPWATPGLKAASLDHAMWFHRFGRVDEWMLYVQESPSAQGGRGLSLGRIYSRDGILLASVAQEGMVRVPGLDK; encoded by the coding sequence ATGCACGAAAACATCGAAGCACTGCTCGAAACTCTTCATCTCACCCCAGAACCCAGCGTCAACGGTGAAGATGTGTTCTCTGCCCCCAACCAGTTCATGCCACATGGCCGGGTCTATGGCGGCCAGGTTCTGGCTCAATCACTCACTGCAGCTTCGTTAACTATTCCGACAGATCGTCCGGTTCATTCTTTGCACGGATACTTTCTGCGTGCCGGAGATATAACTAAACCGATTACGTTCTCCGTTGACCGCATTCACGATGGGCGCTCTTTTTCAACCCGTCGAACCCAGGCCTATCAAGATGGACTTCCCATCTTTTCGATGATTGCCTCTTTCCAGGACGAAGATCCCGGTGTGAATCATCAAATGGGCATGCCCACAGGACTACCTGAGCCAGAAAGCTTGCCCACCGCCGGTGAACTCTTAGGCCCAATTGATCATCCAGTGGCACAGTATTGGGCCACTCAACGCCCCTTTGATCTTCGCCACTGTGAATCACCGATTTACATGAGCGTTGAAGGAGAAAAGGTCGCACACCAGGCAGTGTGGATGAAATCTCTGTCAGCACTCCCGGATGACCCCATGCTGCACCGTGCGGCTTTGGCTTATGTCAGCGACTACACAATCCTTGAACCTATTTACCGCCGCCACGGCATCCCCTGGGCCACACCCGGCCTGAAGGCAGCAAGTCTCGACCACGCCATGTGGTTCCATCGCTTTGGCCGGGTAGACGAGTGGATGCTCTACGTACAAGAATCACCCAGTGCTCAGGGAGGTCGTGGTTTATCCTTGGGACGTATCTATTCTCGAGATGGAATACTTCTTGCTTCCGTTGCCCAAGAGGGCATGGTTCGCGTTCCTGGATTGGACAAGTAA